One window of Drosophila busckii strain San Diego stock center, stock number 13000-0081.31 chromosome 3L, ASM1175060v1, whole genome shotgun sequence genomic DNA carries:
- the LOC108599997 gene encoding syntaxin-8, translating to MALVDHDSWDIAYEGCERVCQQMLTQLQQQPQAESATETKSKLERLRKDVSHLNIIIDLGTEFGTETNASTEFKLTQRRQKWEKLAAQLRELDAYYTKTITAASRPNNVDELRQHQAQMLEEQNRGLEVLSATISRQRNLATQLGNEVEDQNNILDNLANNMDRVESGVQRETRSLGHVNRRDSTWGYWLVIILLFVAILIVILL from the exons ATGGCGCTCGTGGATCATGACTCATG gGACATTGCTTATGAGGGCTGCGAGCGGGTGTGTCAACAGATGttgacgcagctgcagcaacagccacaagcaGAGTCGGCCACTGAGACAAAATCCAAGCTGGAACGTTTACGCAAAGATGTAAGCCACTTGAATATAATTATTGATCTGGGCACAGAATTTGGCACTGAAACAAATGCAAGCACAGAGTTCAAGTTGACGCAGCGGCGACAGAAATGGGAGAAACTAGCAGCTCAGCTGCGCGAGCTAGATGCGTATTACACAAAGACAATAACTGCAGCAAGTAGGCCCAACAATGTTGATGAGCTGCGCCAGCATCAAGCGCAAATGCTGGAGGAGCAAAATCGTGGACTGGAGGTGCTGTCAGCGACAATATCACGTCAACGCAATCTGGCCACACAGCTGGGCAATGAGGTGGAGGATCAGAACAACATTCTAGACAATCTTGCAAATAACATGGATCGCGTGGAGTCAGGCGTACAGCGGGAAACGCGCAGCCTGGGCCACGTGAATCGACGCGACAGCACTTGGGGCTATTGGCTGGTAATCATACTACTTTTCGTGGCCATACTAAtagttatattattataa